A genomic region of Pseudomonas sp. MPC6 contains the following coding sequences:
- the leuA gene encoding 2-isopropylmalate synthase produces the protein MSMLKDPSSKYRAFPTIDIPDRTWPSKTITAAPIWCSSDLRDGNQSLIEPMDATKKLRFWKTLVQVGVKEIEASFPAASQTDFDFVRTLIEGGHIPDDTTIQVLTQGREDLIERTFESLRGAKKAIVHLYNATSPSFRRIVFNQDKDGIKEIAVSAAKLFVKYAAQQPDTEWTFEYSPETFSATELEFAKEVCDAVIEVWNPTPEHKMILNLPATVECATPNIYADQIEWFGRHINRRDSVIISLHTHNDRGTGVAATELGLMAGADRVEGCLFGNGERTGNVDLVTVALNLYTQGVHPELDFSDIDGVRKVVEECNQIQVHPRHPYVGDLVHTAFSGSHQDAIRKGFAQQKPDALWEVPYLPIDPADIGRSYEAVIRVNSQSGKGGIAYLLEQEYGISLPRRMQIEFSQVVQRETDRLGLEMTAKQIHSLLISEYLQANTPYALVSHRLQEENGNSAVEVEVASKGQGETNLHWRGKGNGALEALVAGLPIPVEIMDYNEHAIGAGTNAKAAAYIELRVNGERAVHGVGIDENITTASFKALFSALNRSLSQPEAKAA, from the coding sequence ATGAGCATGCTCAAAGACCCGTCTTCGAAATACCGCGCGTTCCCGACCATCGACATCCCGGACCGTACCTGGCCGTCGAAGACCATCACCGCCGCGCCGATCTGGTGCAGTTCCGACCTGCGTGACGGTAACCAGTCGCTGATCGAGCCGATGGACGCGACCAAGAAGCTGCGTTTCTGGAAAACCCTGGTGCAAGTGGGCGTGAAAGAAATCGAAGCCTCGTTCCCGGCGGCTTCGCAAACCGACTTCGACTTCGTGCGCACCCTGATCGAAGGCGGCCACATCCCGGACGACACCACCATCCAGGTGCTGACCCAGGGCCGTGAAGACTTGATCGAGCGCACCTTCGAATCCCTGCGCGGGGCGAAGAAAGCCATCGTTCACCTGTACAACGCGACCTCCCCGTCCTTCCGCCGCATCGTCTTCAACCAGGACAAGGACGGGATCAAGGAAATCGCGGTGAGCGCGGCCAAGCTGTTCGTCAAATACGCCGCCCAGCAGCCGGACACCGAGTGGACCTTCGAGTACTCGCCGGAAACCTTCAGCGCCACCGAACTGGAATTCGCCAAGGAAGTCTGCGACGCGGTGATCGAAGTCTGGAACCCGACGCCCGAGCACAAGATGATCCTCAACCTGCCGGCCACCGTCGAATGCGCGACCCCGAACATCTATGCCGACCAGATCGAATGGTTTGGCCGCCACATCAACCGTCGTGACAGCGTGATCATCAGCCTGCACACCCACAACGACCGTGGCACCGGCGTGGCCGCCACCGAGCTGGGCCTGATGGCCGGCGCCGACCGTGTCGAAGGCTGCCTGTTCGGCAACGGCGAGCGTACCGGTAACGTCGACCTGGTGACCGTGGCCCTGAACCTCTACACCCAGGGCGTGCACCCTGAGCTGGACTTCTCCGACATCGACGGCGTGCGCAAAGTCGTCGAAGAGTGCAACCAGATCCAGGTGCACCCACGTCATCCATACGTCGGCGACCTGGTGCACACCGCGTTCTCCGGCTCGCACCAGGATGCGATCCGCAAGGGCTTCGCCCAGCAGAAACCGGACGCCCTGTGGGAAGTGCCGTACTTGCCGATCGACCCGGCCGACATCGGCCGCAGCTACGAGGCGGTGATCCGCGTCAACAGCCAGTCGGGCAAGGGCGGTATCGCCTACCTGCTGGAACAGGAATATGGCATCAGCTTGCCGCGTCGCATGCAGATCGAATTCAGCCAGGTCGTGCAGCGTGAAACCGACCGCCTGGGCCTGGAAATGACCGCCAAGCAGATTCACTCGCTGTTGATCAGCGAATACCTGCAAGCCAATACCCCGTACGCGCTGGTCAGCCATCGCCTGCAGGAAGAAAACGGCAACAGCGCCGTCGAAGTGGAAGTCGCCAGCAAAGGCCAGGGCGAAACCAACCTGCACTGGCGCGGCAAGGGCAACGGCGCCCTGGAAGCGCTGGTGGCCGGCCTGCCGATTCCGGTAGAAATCATGGACTACAACGAGCACGCCATCGGCGCGGGCACCAATGCCAAGGCGGCGGCCTACATTGAACTGCGAGTGAACGGTGAACGTGCGGTGCATGGTGTGGGGATCGATGAGAACATCACTACCGCCAGCTTCAAGGCGCTGTTCAGTGCGCTGAACCGCTCGTTGAGCCAGCCGGAAGCGAAAGCGGCGTAA
- a CDS encoding pyridoxal phosphate-dependent aminotransferase, with protein MITSKLPNVGITIFTQMSQLAAQTGALNLSQGFPDFDGPQALRDAVGRHIASGHNQYSPMTGLAVLRQQIAAKIARSYGVDVDADDEVTVTPGATQAIFCAIQAVIHSGDEVIVFDPAYDSYEPSVALAGGRCVHVPLGLNDFAIDFEALADALSPRTRMIILNTPHNPSGALISHAELDQLATLIRDRDIYLVSDEVYEHLVFDGVPHASVLAHEELYQRAFVVSSFGKTYHVTGWKTGYVVAPPALTAELRKVHQYVSFCGVTPLQYALADYMAEHPEHVQALPAFYQAKRDLFCDLLTPSRFSFSRVAGTYFQLVDYSQIRPDLNDVEMALWMTREHGVASIPISVFYQTPPKGQRLVRLCFAKREETLREAAEKLCVI; from the coding sequence ATGATCACCAGCAAGCTGCCGAATGTCGGCATCACTATCTTCACGCAGATGTCTCAGCTCGCGGCACAGACCGGGGCGTTGAACCTGTCCCAGGGTTTTCCCGATTTCGATGGTCCGCAGGCCCTGCGCGATGCGGTCGGTCGGCATATCGCCAGTGGCCACAACCAGTATTCACCGATGACCGGCCTGGCGGTGTTGCGGCAGCAGATTGCGGCGAAGATCGCCCGCAGCTATGGCGTCGACGTCGATGCCGACGATGAAGTGACGGTCACGCCTGGCGCGACCCAGGCGATTTTCTGTGCCATTCAGGCGGTTATCCACAGCGGCGATGAAGTGATCGTGTTCGATCCGGCCTACGACAGCTATGAGCCTTCGGTAGCGCTGGCCGGTGGTCGTTGCGTGCATGTGCCACTGGGCCTGAATGATTTCGCCATCGACTTCGAGGCACTCGCTGACGCCCTGAGCCCGCGCACGCGGATGATCATCCTCAATACCCCGCACAACCCCAGCGGTGCACTGATCAGCCATGCCGAGCTGGATCAGCTGGCGACCTTGATCCGCGACCGTGACATCTACCTGGTCAGCGACGAAGTCTATGAGCACCTGGTGTTCGACGGCGTGCCGCATGCCAGCGTGCTGGCCCATGAGGAGCTGTATCAGCGCGCATTCGTGGTCAGCTCCTTCGGCAAGACCTATCACGTCACCGGCTGGAAAACCGGCTATGTGGTCGCACCCCCTGCCCTGACCGCCGAGCTGCGCAAGGTGCACCAGTACGTCAGTTTCTGCGGCGTGACGCCGCTGCAATACGCCTTGGCCGATTACATGGCCGAACACCCGGAACATGTGCAAGCGCTGCCGGCCTTTTATCAGGCCAAGCGGGATCTGTTCTGCGACCTGCTGACGCCATCGCGCTTCAGCTTCTCCCGAGTGGCCGGCACTTACTTCCAGCTGGTCGATTACTCGCAGATCCGTCCGGACCTCAATGACGTCGAGATGGCGCTGTGGATGACTCGCGAACACGGTGTTGCAAGTATCCCGATCTCGGTGTTCTACCAGACTCCACCCAAAGGCCAGCGCCTGGTGCGCCTGTGCTTCGCCAAACGCGAGGAGACCCTGCGTGAAGCAGCGGAAAAATTATGCGTGATCTGA
- the bamB gene encoding outer membrane protein assembly factor BamB, with product MRDVIRWKHAALLALAVLAAGCSSNSKKELPPAELTDFKEEVVLQKQWSRSIGDGQGETYNMLVPAIDGDTIYAADVTGEVMALDRSNGNVKWEKDLDLPVSGAVGVAYGLLTIGTLKGEIVALDASSGEEKWRARVSSEVLAPPANNGDVVVVQTQDDRLIGLDAATGTQRWLYDSTPAVLTLRGTSAPIVTNRLAVAGLSTGKVVALDISNGVPVWEQRVAIPQGRSELERVVDIDGGLLLSGSTLYVASYQGRIAALDLDSGRQLWQRDASSYAGVAQGFGSVYVSLASGTVEGVDERSTTALWSNDSLARRQLSAPEVYSSYVAVGDLEGYLHLLSQVDGRFVGRERIDSDGLRARPLVVGDTIYVYGNSGKLEALTIK from the coding sequence ATGCGTGACGTGATTCGTTGGAAACATGCAGCATTGCTGGCTCTGGCCGTACTGGCCGCGGGTTGCAGCAGCAACAGCAAGAAAGAACTGCCGCCGGCCGAGTTGACCGACTTCAAGGAAGAGGTGGTTCTGCAAAAGCAGTGGAGTCGTTCGATCGGTGACGGTCAGGGCGAAACCTACAACATGCTGGTGCCGGCGATCGATGGCGATACCATCTATGCCGCCGACGTCACCGGTGAGGTGATGGCGCTGGATCGCAGCAACGGCAACGTCAAATGGGAGAAAGATCTCGATCTGCCTGTTTCCGGCGCCGTTGGCGTGGCTTACGGGTTGCTCACGATCGGTACGCTCAAGGGTGAAATCGTTGCCCTGGACGCCAGCAGCGGCGAAGAGAAATGGCGCGCTCGCGTGTCCAGTGAAGTCCTCGCGCCGCCGGCCAACAACGGTGACGTGGTAGTGGTCCAGACTCAGGACGACCGTCTGATCGGCCTGGATGCCGCCACCGGCACCCAACGCTGGTTGTATGACAGCACGCCAGCGGTCCTGACCCTGCGCGGCACCAGTGCACCGATCGTCACCAACCGCCTCGCGGTGGCTGGCCTGTCGACCGGCAAAGTGGTCGCGCTCGATATTTCCAACGGCGTGCCGGTGTGGGAACAGCGTGTAGCGATTCCACAAGGGCGTTCGGAACTGGAGCGTGTGGTCGATATCGACGGTGGCCTGTTGTTGTCCGGCAGTACGCTGTATGTCGCCAGCTACCAGGGTCGCATTGCGGCACTGGACCTGGATAGCGGTCGCCAGCTCTGGCAGCGTGATGCTTCCAGCTATGCCGGTGTCGCCCAGGGTTTTGGCAGCGTCTATGTAAGCCTGGCTTCGGGCACTGTTGAAGGCGTCGACGAACGTTCCACCACAGCCTTGTGGAGCAACGATTCGCTGGCTCGCCGTCAACTGTCGGCGCCAGAGGTGTACTCCAGCTATGTGGCAGTCGGTGACCTGGAAGGTTACCTGCACCTGCTGAGCCAGGTGGACGGTCGTTTCGTCGGCCGCGAACGCATCGACAGCGACGGCCTGCGCGCTCGTCCGCTGGTGGTGGGTGATACGATTTATGTATATGGCAACAGTGGCAAACTGGAAGCCCTGACCATTAAGTAA
- a CDS encoding tetratricopeptide repeat protein produces the protein MSSTEDEQLADLKDWWTRNGKPLVTGGLLALVIVFGWQAWQKYQSNQSQGASILYQQLLETTLTPSGKPDAARVSDLAGKLNSEFGGSAYAQYGSLFVAKVAVDSGKLDDAATELKAIVAKPANPALGEIARQRLAQVLAAQDKADEALKLLEGDADTAFLATREELKGDLLVQLGRADEANAAYQKAKAALSDEAAVGGLQIKLDDLAKGDA, from the coding sequence GTGTCGAGTACCGAAGACGAACAGCTGGCGGATTTGAAGGACTGGTGGACACGCAACGGTAAGCCCCTGGTGACTGGCGGCCTGTTGGCGCTGGTCATCGTGTTCGGCTGGCAGGCCTGGCAGAAGTATCAGAGCAATCAGTCGCAAGGCGCCTCGATTCTCTATCAGCAGTTGCTGGAAACCACGCTGACGCCAAGCGGCAAGCCTGATGCCGCCCGTGTTTCGGACCTGGCCGGCAAGCTCAACAGCGAATTCGGCGGCAGCGCCTACGCGCAGTACGGCAGCCTGTTCGTGGCGAAAGTCGCGGTCGACAGCGGCAAGCTGGATGACGCGGCCACCGAGCTCAAAGCCATCGTCGCCAAACCGGCCAACCCGGCACTGGGCGAAATCGCCCGTCAGCGCCTGGCGCAGGTGCTGGCCGCGCAGGACAAGGCCGATGAAGCCCTGAAACTGCTCGAAGGCGATGCCGATACCGCTTTCCTGGCTACTCGCGAGGAACTCAAGGGCGACCTGCTGGTGCAGTTGGGTCGTGCCGACGAAGCGAATGCGGCGTATCAGAAAGCCAAGGCGGCACTGTCGGATGAAGCGGCAGTCGGCGGCCTACAAATCAAGCTGGACGACCTGGCCAAAGGGGATGCGTGA
- the der gene encoding ribosome biogenesis GTPase Der, giving the protein MVPVIALVGRPNVGKSTLFNRLTRTRDAIVGDLSGLTRDRQYGEAKWQGRSYILVDTGGISGDEHGMDEKMAEQSLLAIEEADVVLFLVDAKAGFTAADQMIAEHLRKRNKRSYVVANKVDNIDPEMARAEFAPLGMGHAIPIAGAHGRGITQMLEIALSDFPKDDDELEEGEEEIVAEGEEAKRIPGPSEKDGIKIAIIGRPNVGKSTLVNRMLGEDRVIVYDEPGTTRDSIYIPFERNDEKYTLIDTAGVRKRGKIHEEVEKFSVVKTLQAIKDANVVIFVMDAREGVVDHDLNLLGFAIESGRALVIAINKWDGMTPSERDFVKVELQRRLFFVDYADIHFISALHGTGVGNLYASVQNSFKSAVTRWPTNRLTTILEDAVGEHAPPMVNNRRIKLRYAHLGGANPPIIVIHGNQIEKVPKSYVRYLENTYRRVLKLVGTPIRIEFKGGENPYEGNKNSLTDRQVNKKRRMMSHHKKADKKRRDKK; this is encoded by the coding sequence ATGGTTCCCGTAATCGCCCTGGTGGGCCGACCGAACGTCGGCAAGTCCACCTTGTTCAACCGCCTGACCAGGACTCGCGACGCCATCGTCGGCGACTTGTCCGGTCTGACCCGTGATCGCCAATACGGTGAGGCCAAGTGGCAAGGGCGTTCCTACATTCTGGTCGACACCGGCGGTATCTCCGGTGACGAGCACGGTATGGACGAAAAAATGGCCGAGCAGTCGCTGCTGGCCATTGAAGAAGCGGATGTCGTTCTATTCCTGGTAGATGCCAAGGCCGGTTTCACCGCCGCCGACCAGATGATCGCCGAGCATTTGCGCAAACGTAACAAGCGTTCCTACGTGGTTGCCAACAAGGTCGATAACATCGACCCGGAAATGGCCCGCGCCGAATTCGCCCCGTTGGGCATGGGCCACGCGATCCCGATCGCCGGTGCACATGGCCGTGGCATCACCCAGATGCTGGAAATCGCCCTGAGCGACTTCCCGAAAGACGATGACGAGCTGGAAGAAGGCGAGGAAGAGATCGTTGCCGAAGGCGAGGAAGCCAAGCGCATTCCTGGCCCGAGCGAAAAAGACGGGATCAAGATCGCCATCATCGGCCGCCCGAACGTCGGCAAGTCGACCCTGGTCAACCGCATGCTCGGTGAAGACCGGGTCATCGTCTATGACGAGCCCGGCACCACCCGCGACAGTATCTACATCCCGTTCGAGCGTAACGACGAGAAGTACACGCTGATCGACACCGCCGGTGTGCGCAAGCGCGGCAAGATCCACGAAGAAGTCGAAAAATTCTCCGTGGTCAAGACCCTGCAGGCAATCAAAGACGCCAACGTGGTGATCTTCGTCATGGACGCCCGCGAAGGCGTGGTCGATCACGATCTCAACCTGCTGGGCTTCGCCATTGAGTCGGGTCGTGCGCTGGTGATCGCGATCAACAAGTGGGACGGCATGACGCCGAGCGAGCGCGACTTCGTCAAGGTCGAGCTGCAACGTCGACTGTTCTTCGTTGACTACGCCGACATTCACTTCATCTCGGCGCTGCACGGCACCGGCGTGGGTAACCTCTACGCCTCCGTACAGAACTCGTTCAAGTCTGCGGTCACCCGCTGGCCAACGAACCGCCTGACCACGATTCTGGAAGATGCGGTCGGTGAACACGCGCCGCCGATGGTCAACAACCGTCGGATCAAGCTGCGTTATGCCCACTTGGGTGGTGCGAACCCGCCGATCATCGTGATCCACGGTAACCAGATCGAGAAGGTGCCGAAGTCTTACGTCCGTTACCTGGAAAACACTTACCGTCGTGTCTTGAAGCTGGTCGGTACGCCGATCCGCATCGAGTTCAAGGGTGGCGAGAACCCGTACGAAGGTAACAAGAACTCGCTCACCGACCGTCAGGTCAACAAGAAGCGCCGCATGATGTCGCACCACAAGAAGGCCGACAAGAAGCGCCGCGATAAGAAATAG
- the ispG gene encoding flavodoxin-dependent (E)-4-hydroxy-3-methylbut-2-enyl-diphosphate synthase, whose protein sequence is MHGESPIKRRESRKIWVGNVPVGGDAPIAVQSMTNSDTNDVAATVAQINRLEAAGVDIVRISVPDMDAAEAFGKIKQLVKVPLVADIHFDYKIALRVAELGVDCLRINPGNIGREDRVRAVVNAARDRGIPIRIGVNAGSLEKDLQKKYGEPTPAALVESALRHVEHLERLNFQDFKVSVKASDVFMAVAAYRLLAKEIVQPLHLGITEAGGLRSGTVKSAVGLGMLLAEGIGDTIRISLAADPVEEVKVGYDILKSLHLRSRGINFIACPSCSRQNFDVVKTMNELEGRLEDLLVPLDVAVIGCVVNGPGEAKEAHIGLTGGTPNLIYIDGKPSQKLTNDNLVDELERLIRQKAAEKVEADAAVIARG, encoded by the coding sequence ATGCACGGCGAATCTCCAATCAAACGTCGCGAATCCCGCAAGATCTGGGTCGGTAACGTGCCTGTGGGCGGCGATGCACCTATCGCTGTGCAGAGCATGACCAACAGCGACACCAATGACGTGGCCGCCACCGTGGCCCAGATCAACCGCCTGGAAGCCGCCGGCGTCGATATCGTGCGGATTTCCGTACCGGATATGGACGCCGCCGAAGCGTTCGGCAAGATCAAGCAGCTGGTCAAGGTGCCCTTGGTGGCCGACATCCACTTCGACTACAAGATCGCGCTGCGCGTCGCCGAACTGGGCGTTGACTGCCTGCGGATCAACCCGGGCAACATCGGTCGCGAAGACCGGGTGCGCGCCGTGGTCAATGCGGCCCGTGATCGCGGGATTCCGATCCGGATCGGCGTCAACGCCGGCTCCCTGGAAAAAGACCTGCAAAAGAAATACGGCGAGCCGACCCCGGCCGCGCTGGTCGAGTCTGCGTTGCGCCACGTCGAGCACCTCGAGCGCCTGAATTTCCAGGACTTCAAGGTCAGCGTGAAAGCCTCCGACGTGTTCATGGCCGTGGCTGCCTACCGCTTGCTGGCCAAGGAAATCGTCCAGCCGCTGCACCTGGGCATCACCGAAGCCGGTGGTTTGCGTTCAGGCACGGTGAAATCCGCCGTGGGCCTCGGTATGCTGCTCGCCGAAGGGATTGGCGATACTATCCGCATCTCGTTGGCGGCCGACCCGGTCGAGGAAGTGAAAGTCGGCTACGACATTCTCAAATCCCTGCACCTGCGTTCCCGTGGCATCAACTTCATCGCCTGCCCGAGTTGCTCGCGGCAGAACTTCGATGTGGTCAAGACCATGAACGAACTGGAAGGGCGCCTCGAAGACCTGCTGGTGCCGCTGGATGTCGCGGTCATCGGCTGTGTGGTCAACGGGCCGGGCGAAGCCAAGGAAGCCCATATCGGCTTGACTGGCGGCACGCCAAACCTGATTTACATCGACGGCAAGCCGTCGCAGAAACTGACGAATGACAATCTGGTGGATGAGCTGGAACGCTTGATCCGCCAGAAAGCGGCCGAAAAGGTCGAAGCCGACGCTGCTGTTATCGCGCGTGGCTAA
- a CDS encoding M23 family metallopeptidase gives MPRFLAPLLLLCLTFNAHADSYITRLLNKPVPGGVAVVDLGASTQAPKASYQGKPVLVVKEQNNWLAIVGVPLTVKPGTQQISSGNRNLSFTVGSKKYPEQRITLKNKQQVNPDPENLKRIEGELAEQIQAYRSFSPNTPSNLLLDKPVNGPLSSKFGVRRFFNGEERNPHAGLDFAVPAGTPIKTPAAGKVILVGNYFFNGNTVFVDHGQGFISMFCHMSKIDVKVGQQLARGGVVGKVGATGRATGPHMHWNISLNDARVDPAIFIGAFQP, from the coding sequence ATGCCGCGCTTTCTCGCTCCGCTGCTGTTGCTGTGCCTGACCTTCAACGCCCACGCCGACAGTTACATCACCCGCCTGCTGAACAAACCGGTACCGGGTGGCGTGGCGGTGGTCGACCTGGGCGCCTCCACCCAGGCGCCAAAAGCCAGCTATCAGGGCAAACCGGTGCTGGTGGTCAAGGAACAGAACAATTGGCTGGCGATTGTCGGCGTGCCGTTGACGGTCAAGCCGGGCACGCAGCAAATCAGCAGCGGTAATCGCAATCTGAGTTTCACCGTTGGCAGCAAGAAATACCCGGAACAGCGCATCACCCTGAAGAACAAGCAGCAGGTCAATCCGGACCCGGAAAATCTCAAGCGCATCGAGGGCGAGTTGGCCGAGCAGATCCAGGCCTACCGCAGTTTCAGTCCGAATACGCCGAGCAACCTGTTACTGGACAAACCGGTCAACGGCCCGTTGTCGAGCAAGTTCGGTGTGCGCCGCTTCTTTAATGGCGAAGAGCGCAATCCCCATGCAGGCCTGGACTTCGCGGTGCCGGCGGGCACGCCGATCAAGACCCCGGCGGCGGGCAAGGTGATTCTGGTCGGCAATTACTTCTTTAATGGCAACACGGTGTTTGTCGATCATGGGCAGGGCTTTATCAGCATGTTCTGTCACATGTCGAAGATTGACGTGAAGGTTGGGCAGCAGTTGGCCCGTGGTGGGGTGGTCGGGAAAGTCGGGGCTACCGGGCGGGCGACCGGGCCGCATATGCACTGGAATATCAGCCTGAATGATGCGCGGGTGGATCCGGCGATCTTTATAGGTGCGTTTCAGCCTTGA
- the hisS gene encoding histidine--tRNA ligase — protein sequence MSKSLQAIRGMNDILPEQTPLWRHFEGTVSRLLDNYGYKQIRMPIVEFTELFKRSIGEVTDIVEKEMYTFDDRNGDSLTLRPEGTAACVRAVLEHGITGGGQVQKLWYIGPMFRHERPQKGRYRQFHQIGCEVFNLDGPDIDAELIVLTWRLWGELGIRDAVKLELNSLGTAESRGRYREALVEFLSAHLDKLDEDSQRRLKTNPLRVLDTKNADTQAVLVDAPKMADYLDEESRVHFEGLRARLDAAGIPYVINPKLVRGLDYYSKTVFEWVTDKLGAQGTVCAGGRYDGLVEQMGGKPTPGVGFAMGIERLVLLLETLEQIPEEISRQVDVYLCAFGEEAELAGLALAERVRDQLPNLRLQVNAGAGSFKSQFKKADKSGALYALILGDDEMAQQVVGFKPLRGQGEQQSVAWDALAAHLATCIVQG from the coding sequence GTGAGCAAGTCCCTGCAAGCCATCCGTGGCATGAACGATATCCTGCCCGAACAGACGCCCCTGTGGCGTCATTTCGAGGGCACCGTCTCGCGTTTGCTGGATAACTACGGTTACAAGCAGATCCGCATGCCGATCGTCGAGTTCACCGAGCTGTTCAAGCGCTCCATCGGTGAAGTGACCGACATCGTCGAAAAAGAAATGTACACCTTCGACGACCGCAACGGCGACTCCCTGACCCTGCGCCCCGAAGGCACGGCGGCCTGCGTGCGCGCGGTGCTGGAACATGGCATCACCGGCGGTGGCCAGGTGCAGAAACTCTGGTACATCGGCCCGATGTTCCGCCACGAACGTCCGCAAAAAGGCCGTTATCGCCAGTTCCACCAGATCGGTTGCGAAGTATTCAATCTCGACGGTCCGGACATCGATGCCGAGCTGATCGTGCTGACCTGGCGCCTGTGGGGCGAGCTGGGCATCCGTGACGCGGTCAAGCTCGAGCTCAACAGCCTGGGCACCGCCGAGTCCCGCGGCCGTTATCGCGAAGCATTGGTCGAGTTCCTCTCGGCACACCTGGACAAGCTGGACGAAGACAGCCAACGCCGTCTGAAGACCAACCCGCTGCGGGTGCTGGACACCAAGAACGCCGACACCCAAGCGGTACTGGTGGACGCGCCGAAAATGGCCGACTACCTCGACGAAGAATCCCGCGTGCACTTCGAGGGCCTCAGGGCTCGCCTGGACGCCGCCGGCATTCCCTACGTGATCAACCCGAAGCTGGTGCGCGGGCTGGATTATTACAGCAAGACCGTTTTCGAATGGGTCACCGACAAGTTGGGCGCCCAGGGCACCGTGTGTGCCGGTGGTCGTTACGACGGCCTGGTCGAGCAGATGGGCGGCAAGCCGACCCCTGGCGTCGGTTTCGCCATGGGCATCGAGCGCCTGGTGTTGTTGCTTGAAACCCTGGAGCAGATCCCGGAAGAGATCTCCCGTCAGGTCGACGTCTACCTCTGTGCCTTCGGTGAAGAAGCCGAGCTGGCCGGCTTGGCTCTGGCCGAGCGGGTGCGTGACCAATTGCCCAACCTGCGCCTGCAAGTCAATGCCGGTGCCGGCAGCTTCAAAAGCCAGTTCAAGAAAGCCGACAAGAGCGGTGCGTTGTACGCGCTGATCCTCGGCGACGACGAAATGGCCCAGCAAGTGGTAGGTTTCAAACCCCTGCGTGGCCAGGGCGAACAACAAAGCGTTGCCTGGGATGCGCTTGCCGCACACCTGGCCACCTGCATCGTGCAGGGTTGA
- a CDS encoding amidohydrolase translates to MRDLSALPNLNIALIQTTLAWHDRQANLEHFAQLLEQARGADLIILPEMFTTGFSMDSETLAEPENGPTSKWLRVQAAKFDAVITGTLIVQAADGSHRNRLLWARPDGEVLHYDKRHLFRMAGEHNHFTPGERQVQFELKGWRVRPLICYDLRFPVWSRDAQDTDLLLYTANWPGARRQHWNRLLPARAIENLCYVAAVNRVGTDGKGFAYTGDSQVLDFQGETLLSAGEADGVFQVVLNAADLQAYRTRFPANLDADTFEFT, encoded by the coding sequence ATGCGTGATCTGAGTGCACTGCCCAATCTGAACATCGCGCTGATCCAGACCACCCTGGCCTGGCACGACCGCCAGGCCAATCTGGAGCATTTCGCGCAATTGCTGGAACAGGCGCGCGGTGCTGACCTGATCATCCTGCCGGAGATGTTCACCACCGGTTTTTCCATGGACTCGGAGACCCTCGCCGAGCCCGAGAACGGGCCGACCAGCAAATGGCTGCGCGTCCAGGCGGCGAAATTCGACGCGGTGATCACCGGCACCCTCATCGTCCAGGCCGCCGATGGCAGCCATCGCAATCGCCTGTTGTGGGCGCGGCCGGACGGCGAGGTGTTGCATTACGACAAGCGCCACCTGTTTCGCATGGCCGGCGAGCACAACCACTTCACCCCCGGCGAGCGCCAGGTACAGTTCGAGCTCAAGGGCTGGCGGGTGCGGCCGCTGATTTGCTACGACCTGCGTTTCCCGGTGTGGAGCCGTGATGCCCAGGACACCGACCTGTTGCTGTACACCGCCAACTGGCCGGGTGCGCGGCGACAGCACTGGAACCGGTTGCTGCCGGCGCGGGCGATTGAAAACCTGTGCTATGTGGCGGCGGTTAATCGCGTGGGGACTGATGGCAAGGGCTTTGCGTATACCGGTGACAGTCAGGTGCTGGATTTCCAGGGTGAGACGTTGTTGAGCGCGGGGGAGGCGGATGGGGTGTTTCAGGTGGTGCTGAATGCGGCGGATCTGCAAGCCTACCGTACGCGGTTTCCGGCGAATCTGGATGCCGATACTTTTGAATTCACCTGA